The following proteins come from a genomic window of Paenibacillus spongiae:
- a CDS encoding extracellular solute-binding protein — translation MKKLGIKKWVSLCIVIPLCLFSLAACSSNDDKGKQTEQASQDGKGNQTEQAAQDGKGNQTEQAAQDDKKLEDYTEEMKITAYQGANYGGPSNSSATEYAKYVKQKFKINVDDFVWPAGEEVKKKLSLFAASGEMPDIVQSTSDPATLQILNQMSDAGMLLDIEPYLSKSPNVMKYLTKPIIDSYRNPNDGKLYVLPGFTINPELKDELTIAVNNVLMVREDWLKKLNLDVPQTPDEFYEVLKAFKTMPAVNGKKVIPYLPLWEGNEINTHIGAMFGIWQYRTAVDENAQKMVDAHEKPEYLEYLKYASKLFREGLVTRKPIR, via the coding sequence TTGAAGAAGTTGGGTATAAAAAAGTGGGTCAGTCTTTGCATCGTTATTCCACTGTGTTTATTTTCACTTGCAGCATGCAGCTCGAATGATGATAAAGGCAAACAGACGGAGCAAGCTTCGCAGGACGGCAAAGGCAATCAGACGGAGCAAGCTGCGCAGGACGGAAAAGGCAATCAGACGGAACAAGCAGCGCAGGATGACAAGAAGCTGGAAGATTACACGGAGGAAATGAAAATTACCGCCTATCAAGGTGCAAATTATGGCGGTCCAAGCAACAGTTCGGCAACTGAATATGCCAAATATGTCAAGCAGAAGTTCAAGATCAATGTCGACGATTTCGTATGGCCGGCGGGGGAAGAAGTCAAGAAGAAATTAAGCTTGTTCGCCGCATCAGGTGAAATGCCTGATATCGTCCAATCTACAAGTGACCCTGCTACCCTGCAAATTCTAAACCAAATGTCGGATGCGGGCATGCTGCTGGACATCGAACCTTATTTAAGCAAAAGTCCAAACGTTATGAAATATTTGACGAAGCCAATCATCGACTCCTATCGCAATCCAAACGACGGCAAGCTTTATGTATTGCCGGGATTTACGATCAACCCGGAACTGAAGGATGAACTGACGATTGCTGTCAACAACGTCTTGATGGTAAGGGAAGACTGGTTGAAGAAGCTGAATCTGGATGTTCCGCAAACACCGGATGAGTTTTATGAAGTGTTGAAAGCATTTAAAACAATGCCTGCTGTGAACGGCAAGAAAGTTATTCCTTATCTTCCGCTATGGGAAGGGAATGAGATTAATACTCATATCGGTGCTATGTTCGGGATTTGGCAGTATAGAACGGCAGTAGACGAAAACGCTCAAAAGATGGTCGATGCGCATGAGAAGCCGGAGTACCTCGAATATTTGAAATATGCGTCCAAACTGTTTAGAGAAGGCCTGGTAACCCGGAAGCCTATAAGATGA
- a CDS encoding extracellular solute-binding protein has translation MKWQEAYNDILPKGYAGIANMWPSEIYGLTTVLQKNDPNAKYVPMPLPKAPGVTNSQLERINTLGGSGIVISSKVKDPERLFKYIDWMATNEGWSTMTFGPPSKDNGTWYIDEQGKFIDNEQLQKQKSAEIPRWGVDVLGNWAYGLPGVLKYTQDLLMDEARQPEPLRELAKQQYANEIFIDTVYDIFLNSQPGPVRIAKGIDLDKIFKETEARIIMQSKDDADVEKMYASMMAEAEKAGFTEILKEDYVRYMAVKEKYGK, from the coding sequence ATGAAATGGCAGGAAGCCTATAACGATATTTTACCGAAAGGTTATGCTGGAATCGCCAATATGTGGCCTTCGGAAATATACGGTCTTACCACAGTCCTGCAGAAGAACGATCCGAATGCCAAATATGTGCCTATGCCGCTCCCCAAAGCACCAGGCGTAACGAACAGCCAGCTTGAGCGCATCAATACACTTGGGGGATCAGGAATCGTAATCAGCAGCAAAGTGAAGGATCCGGAAAGGCTGTTCAAATACATCGACTGGATGGCAACAAACGAGGGCTGGTCCACGATGACCTTTGGACCGCCGTCCAAGGACAATGGAACGTGGTATATCGATGAGCAAGGCAAATTCATCGATAATGAGCAGCTTCAGAAGCAAAAATCCGCAGAGATCCCAAGATGGGGAGTTGACGTACTAGGTAACTGGGCATATGGATTACCTGGAGTGCTGAAGTATACACAAGATCTCCTAATGGATGAGGCCCGCCAGCCTGAACCGCTGCGTGAATTGGCCAAACAGCAGTATGCCAACGAAATTTTCATTGATACGGTTTACGATATTTTTCTGAACTCGCAACCAGGACCAGTCCGAATAGCCAAGGGCATCGATCTGGACAAAATTTTCAAAGAGACGGAAGCAAGAATCATAATGCAAAGCAAGGATGACGCCGATGTGGAGAAAATGTATGCCTCTATGATGGCTGAAGCCGAAAAAGCCGGATTTACGGAAATTTTAAAAGAGGATTATGTCCGGTACATGGCTGTTAAAGAGAAGTATGGAAAATAG
- a CDS encoding carbohydrate ABC transporter permease — MKQTFGEKVFDVCNIIMLSGLGFATLYPLWYVAAIAFHDSTVSSYFDVYFWPGAFTLDNFRVVFVTDALLKGFLITVLRTVLGSLLSVLACGLLAYGLSKKYLIGRTLFLNIIILTMFFSGGLIPFYILLKNLHLLNSFWVLIVPSLLSAWTVILMKTYFSSLPDSVEESAKIDGANDLTIFFRIVVPMSMSLIATMLLFSAVGHWNDWVSGEMFIMNPDLLPVQTILMRMITQTDASSMVQQSMSMEFVNKSPAIESIKMASIVVTTVPILLVYPFLQKYFVQGVMIGSVKG; from the coding sequence ATGAAACAAACTTTCGGAGAAAAAGTATTTGACGTCTGCAATATTATCATGCTGTCTGGACTTGGTTTTGCTACCTTGTACCCTCTATGGTATGTAGCGGCTATCGCCTTCCACGATAGTACGGTTTCCAGTTATTTCGACGTCTATTTCTGGCCTGGAGCGTTCACGCTGGACAATTTCAGAGTCGTCTTTGTGACCGATGCGTTGCTTAAAGGATTCCTAATTACCGTGCTGCGAACAGTCCTCGGATCGCTGTTATCCGTGTTGGCTTGCGGTCTGCTTGCTTATGGCTTATCCAAAAAATATTTGATCGGCCGGACGCTGTTTTTGAACATCATCATCTTGACCATGTTTTTCAGCGGAGGATTGATTCCGTTCTACATTCTTCTGAAAAACCTGCATCTGCTCAACAGCTTCTGGGTGCTTATCGTTCCATCGCTGCTTAGCGCCTGGACCGTGATTCTGATGAAAACATATTTCTCCAGTTTGCCTGACAGTGTTGAGGAATCGGCGAAAATAGATGGCGCCAACGATTTGACAATCTTTTTCCGAATAGTCGTTCCTATGTCCATGTCGCTCATTGCTACGATGCTGCTGTTTTCCGCTGTTGGACACTGGAACGACTGGGTTTCAGGGGAGATGTTCATTATGAATCCCGATTTGCTGCCCGTCCAAACGATTCTCATGAGAATGATCACCCAGACTGATGCGAGCAGCATGGTACAGCAGAGCATGAGCATGGAATTCGTTAATAAGTCTCCTGCAATCGAATCAATCAAGATGGCCTCCATCGTCGTCACAACCGTGCCGATCCTGCTCGTATATCCTTTTCTGCAAAAATATTTCGTACAAGGCGTTATGATCGGATCAGTCAAAGGGTGA
- a CDS encoding ABC transporter permease → MISKRLFHRMLAQKYLYLMVVPCMIWFIVFNYIPMAGIIIAFKKYTFAKGIFGSPWAGLQYFEQFVTGYHFKIILINTLAISFLKLIFAFPAPIALALLLNEVKLKLFKRSVQTLSYMPHFISWVIVIGIWGRMLSVDEGIVNTVLIKLGIADEPINFMLTSQYMWSIATLSEIWKTVGFSSIIYLAALSAINTELYEAAGIDGAGRFRKLFHITLPGIRPTIAILFILAIGGIFSSNFDQLYIMGLPPVLDKTEVIDTYIYRYGLQHLQYNIGAAAGLLRSFVALILVLLTNKIVKMLGEDGLY, encoded by the coding sequence TTGATTTCTAAGCGACTGTTCCATCGCATGCTGGCCCAAAAATATTTATATCTCATGGTCGTGCCGTGCATGATCTGGTTTATCGTATTCAATTACATCCCGATGGCCGGTATCATAATTGCCTTCAAGAAGTATACGTTCGCCAAAGGTATATTCGGTAGTCCATGGGCAGGACTTCAATACTTCGAGCAGTTCGTAACCGGTTACCACTTCAAGATCATTCTAATCAATACGCTCGCCATCAGCTTTCTGAAGCTCATATTCGCTTTCCCGGCGCCGATCGCGCTTGCTCTTCTGCTTAATGAAGTTAAACTCAAGCTGTTCAAACGGTCGGTGCAGACGCTCTCCTATATGCCGCACTTCATTTCGTGGGTCATCGTCATCGGAATCTGGGGACGCATGCTCTCTGTCGACGAAGGGATCGTCAATACGGTGCTTATTAAGCTGGGCATTGCGGATGAACCGATCAACTTTATGCTGACTTCCCAATACATGTGGTCCATTGCCACCTTATCGGAAATCTGGAAGACAGTCGGCTTCAGCAGCATTATTTATCTCGCCGCGCTGTCCGCGATCAACACGGAGCTGTATGAAGCTGCAGGCATCGACGGCGCCGGAAGATTCAGGAAACTCTTTCATATCACGCTGCCGGGCATCCGGCCAACGATTGCCATCCTCTTCATTTTGGCCATAGGCGGTATCTTCTCCTCTAATTTCGATCAATTATACATCATGGGGCTCCCGCCGGTACTGGACAAAACGGAAGTAATCGACACCTATATTTACAGATATGGTCTGCAACATTTACAATACAACATCGGAGCGGCAGCGGGACTGCTGAGATCGTTCGTAGCGCTTATACTCGTCCTGCTAACGAACAAAATCGTCAAAATGCTAGGGGAAGACGGATTGTATTAG